In Pseudomonas putida, a genomic segment contains:
- a CDS encoding YdcH family protein, translated as MPVPHDLLADLHVTADTFQALIDENEDLQKLHKEYNAKDKQVVAAEGNGTNDEAVNRLRKERLLIKDKIERIVHPPKS; from the coding sequence ATGCCAGTTCCGCATGATTTGCTCGCTGACCTGCACGTTACCGCTGACACATTCCAAGCTTTGATCGACGAGAATGAAGACCTGCAGAAGCTGCACAAGGAATACAACGCCAAGGACAAGCAGGTAGTGGCCGCCGAAGGCAATGGCACCAACGACGAAGCGGTCAACCGCCTGCGCAAGGAACGGTTGCTGATCAAAGACAAGATCGAGCGGATCGTCCATCCGCCGAAATCCTGA
- a CDS encoding Lrp/AsnC family transcriptional regulator, which translates to MDSFDQHILTLLQRDASISLKDLAESVNLSTTPCWKRVKRLEEDGYILGRVALLDPTRLGLGLTVFVQLKTQRHDSAWLEQFAKTVRGFEEVMEFYRMSGDWDYMLRVVVGDIAAYDRFYKKLITCTEGLSNITSSFAMEQMKYTTALPVHRP; encoded by the coding sequence ATGGACAGTTTCGACCAGCACATCCTGACCTTGCTTCAGCGCGACGCCTCCATTTCGCTCAAGGACCTGGCCGAGTCGGTCAACCTGTCCACCACGCCCTGCTGGAAGCGGGTCAAGCGCCTGGAGGAAGACGGCTACATTCTAGGCCGCGTGGCCTTGCTCGACCCGACGCGGCTGGGCTTGGGCCTGACCGTGTTCGTCCAGCTCAAGACCCAGCGCCACGACAGCGCCTGGCTGGAGCAGTTCGCCAAGACGGTGCGCGGTTTCGAGGAAGTGATGGAGTTCTACCGTATGTCCGGTGACTGGGACTACATGCTGCGGGTGGTGGTGGGCGATATCGCGGCCTATGACCGCTTTTACAAGAAGCTGATCACCTGCACCGAGGGGCTTTCCAACATCACCTCCAGTTTTGCCATGGAGCAGATGAAGTACACCACGGCGTTGCCGGTGCACCGGCCTTGA
- a CDS encoding trans-sulfuration enzyme family protein, whose translation MGPTMSDKPRQFATRTIHAGEQFSVADNAIFPAIVTASSFIKRDLDDRPEYSYSRVGNPTRHAYETCVASLEEGVGAVACASGVNATATVLELLPKDAHVVVMNGVYGGTFRILEDFRGRTSGLTTTYVDLNDLDAVAAAIRPETQLIWIESPTNPLLHLVDIKAVCDLARARGILTCIDNTFCSPWNQRPISLGVDLVMHSASKYIGGHSDLTGGVVVAANDALLARLRRISMAVGAVQGPFDCYLALRGLKTLDVRMERQCANALEVARFLEGHGQIEQVYYPGLPSHPQHALCKQQMRSGGAVVAMKVKGDRAALNRLVEALQIFVLADSLGGVESMINHSWSMSHVSLSPAQKGAMGISENLLRLSVGIEDHRDLIDDLDGALKASVAR comes from the coding sequence ATGGGCCCGACCATGTCCGACAAGCCGCGCCAGTTCGCCACCCGCACCATCCACGCCGGCGAGCAGTTCAGCGTCGCCGACAACGCGATCTTCCCTGCCATCGTTACCGCCAGCTCGTTCATCAAGCGAGACCTGGACGATCGCCCTGAATACTCCTACAGCCGCGTCGGCAACCCCACCCGTCATGCATATGAAACCTGTGTGGCCTCGCTCGAGGAAGGTGTTGGCGCGGTGGCCTGCGCCTCGGGCGTGAACGCGACCGCCACGGTACTGGAACTGCTGCCCAAGGATGCCCACGTGGTGGTGATGAACGGCGTGTACGGTGGCACGTTCCGTATCCTCGAAGACTTCCGTGGGCGCACCTCGGGCCTGACCACCACCTATGTCGATCTCAATGACCTCGACGCCGTGGCTGCGGCGATCCGGCCCGAGACCCAGCTGATCTGGATCGAGTCGCCGACCAACCCGCTGTTGCACCTGGTGGACATCAAGGCGGTGTGCGACCTGGCGCGAGCCCGCGGCATCCTCACCTGCATCGACAACACCTTCTGCTCGCCCTGGAACCAGCGGCCGATCAGCCTCGGCGTGGATTTGGTCATGCATTCGGCGAGCAAGTACATCGGTGGCCATTCCGACCTCACCGGCGGCGTGGTGGTGGCGGCCAACGACGCGCTGCTGGCCCGCCTGCGGCGCATCAGCATGGCGGTGGGCGCGGTGCAGGGGCCGTTCGACTGCTACCTGGCCTTGCGCGGGCTGAAGACCCTGGACGTGCGTATGGAGCGCCAGTGCGCCAACGCCCTGGAAGTGGCGCGCTTTCTCGAAGGCCACGGGCAGATCGAGCAGGTGTACTACCCAGGGCTGCCCAGCCACCCGCAGCACGCGTTGTGCAAGCAGCAGATGCGCAGCGGCGGGGCGGTGGTGGCGATGAAGGTCAAGGGCGACCGGGCGGCGCTCAACCGCCTGGTCGAGGCACTGCAGATCTTCGTCCTGGCCGATTCGCTGGGCGGGGTGGAGAGCATGATCAACCACTCGTGGAGCATGTCGCACGTGTCGTTGAGCCCGGCGCAGAAGGGGGCCATGGGCATCAGCGAGAACCTGCTGCGGTTGTCGGTGGGGATCGAGGATCATCGGGATCTGATCGACGACCTGGATGGGGCGCTCAAGGCTTCGGTCGCGCGATGA
- the moaB gene encoding molybdenum cofactor biosynthesis protein B, with product MRVQPDAVFVPLNIAVLTVSDTRTYDNDTSGELLASRSLEVGHRLVSRALLKDDLYKIRAQVATWIADDHVQVVLITGGTGFTGRDSTPEAVECLLDRRIDGFGELFRALSILDIGSSTVQSRALAGMANGTLVCCLPGSTGACRTAWEGILAEQLDARHRPCNFVKHLKPIGACPSRG from the coding sequence GTGCGCGTCCAACCCGACGCGGTCTTCGTACCGCTCAACATCGCCGTGCTGACCGTCAGCGACACCCGAACCTACGACAACGACACCTCCGGCGAGCTGCTGGCCAGCCGCTCGCTGGAAGTCGGCCACCGCCTGGTTTCGCGCGCATTGCTCAAGGACGATCTGTACAAGATCCGCGCCCAGGTCGCCACCTGGATTGCCGATGACCACGTGCAGGTGGTGCTGATTACCGGTGGTACCGGCTTCACCGGGCGCGACAGCACGCCGGAGGCGGTGGAATGCTTGCTGGATCGGCGTATCGATGGCTTCGGCGAGTTGTTCCGTGCCTTGTCGATCCTCGATATCGGCAGTTCGACGGTGCAGAGCCGGGCGCTGGCGGGCATGGCCAACGGCACCCTGGTGTGCTGCCTGCCGGGGTCGACCGGGGCCTGCCGCACAGCCTGGGAGGGGATTCTCGCGGAGCAGCTTGATGCGCGGCATCGGCCTTGCAACTTCGTCAAGCACCTCAAGCCCATCGGTGCTTGCCCGAGCCGGGGCTGA
- a CDS encoding bestrophin family protein, which produces MIVHPHPDVLRVLFTLKGSIVKRIALRCLMVTLLAALIVLVERHFPAFFYPVSATPFTLLGLSLSIFMSFRNNACYDRWWEGRKAWGQMIIEIRSFARESVAIADPQQRHAMLRELCGFAHALNARLRGEDELAAARPWLADAAALSPHNVCDGILREVGGRCSRLAELQSISEWRYTLLEQRLVGLAQVQATCERIKGTPLPFPYTLLLHRTIYIFCLLLPFALAEPLGWLAPLFTTIVGYTFFGLDAIGNELEDPFGRDENDLPTDAMVRTIERDVLSALGEKELPPALQPVEYVLS; this is translated from the coding sequence ATGATCGTCCACCCCCACCCGGATGTGCTGCGCGTGCTGTTCACCCTCAAGGGATCGATCGTCAAGCGCATCGCCCTGCGTTGCCTGATGGTCACACTTCTGGCCGCATTGATCGTGCTGGTCGAGCGGCATTTCCCGGCCTTTTTCTATCCGGTCAGCGCCACCCCGTTCACCCTGCTCGGGCTGTCGTTGTCGATCTTCATGAGCTTTCGCAACAACGCCTGCTACGACCGTTGGTGGGAAGGGCGCAAGGCCTGGGGGCAAATGATCATCGAGATCCGCTCGTTCGCCCGGGAAAGCGTGGCGATCGCCGACCCGCAGCAGCGCCACGCCATGCTCCGCGAACTGTGCGGCTTTGCCCATGCATTGAATGCCAGGCTGCGCGGTGAGGACGAACTGGCCGCTGCCCGCCCCTGGCTCGCCGACGCGGCGGCGCTGAGCCCACATAACGTCTGCGACGGCATCTTGCGCGAGGTTGGCGGGCGCTGCTCGCGGCTGGCCGAACTGCAGTCGATCAGCGAGTGGCGCTACACCTTGCTGGAACAGCGCCTGGTGGGGCTGGCCCAGGTGCAGGCGACGTGCGAGCGGATCAAAGGCACGCCGCTGCCCTTCCCCTACACCCTGCTGCTGCATCGCACCATCTACATCTTCTGCCTGCTGCTGCCGTTCGCCCTGGCCGAGCCGCTGGGCTGGCTGGCACCGTTGTTCACCACCATCGTCGGGTACACCTTCTTCGGGCTCGATGCCATCGGCAATGAGCTGGAAGACCCGTTCGGGCGAGACGAGAACGACCTGCCGACCGATGCCATGGTGCGCACCATCGAGCGGGATGTGTTGTCGGCGCTGGGAGAGAAAGAGCTGCCGCCGGCGTTGCAGCCGGTCGAGTATGTGTTGAGCTGA
- a CDS encoding FdhF/YdeP family oxidoreductase: MSNDQHIRDYKGPAAGWGALKSVTKSWLGSDNAFKNLRAMLKTNQNGGFDCPGCAWGESPESDMVKFCENGAKAVNWEATGRSVDPAFFARYSVSALLEQTDYWLEYQGRLTHPMRYDAATDHYVETSWQEAFELIAGHLRALQSPDEAEFYTSGRASNEAAFLYQLFVRAYGTNNFPDCSNMCHEASGAGMSETLGVGKGTVVFHDLELADAIFVIGQNPGTNHPRMLEPLREAVKRGAQVVCFNPLKERGLERFQHPQHPLEMLSNGSEPTTNAYFRPALGGDMAALRGMAKFLLQWEREAQAKGEPAVFDHAFIAEHTSGVDAYLAAVDATPWEHIVKQSGLTLAEIELAARMYRKAERVIMCWAMGVTQHRHSVPTVQEIVNLQLLRGNVGKPGAGLSPVRGHSNVQGDRTMGIDEKPKAALLDALERRFQFRVPRAHGHNAVLAIKAMEEGRAKVFVALGGNFAQATPDTPRTHAALRNCALTVQISTKLNRSHLVTGRDALILPCLGRTEIDMQAEGPQGVTVEDTFSMVHISNGQLRPRSAHMRSEPWIVAGMAKATLGNQPIDWEYAVADYNRIRDMIADVIPGFADFNQRLQHPGGFHLGNSAAERNWRTATGKARFMPHALPEELVNAQVLARGDKPDLILQTMRSHDQYNTTLYGLDDRYRGVFGLREVVFVSEADIRRLGFEPGEHVDLVSLWEDGVERRVSGFRLVPYDIPDGQAAAYYPETNPLVPLESYGEGTYTPTSKFVAIRLEKAKAGNRIEAVLAAD, translated from the coding sequence ATGAGCAATGACCAACACATCAGGGACTACAAAGGACCTGCCGCCGGCTGGGGCGCGCTCAAGAGCGTGACCAAGAGCTGGCTGGGCAGCGACAACGCCTTCAAGAACCTGCGGGCCATGCTCAAGACCAACCAGAACGGCGGCTTCGACTGCCCCGGCTGCGCCTGGGGCGAATCGCCGGAAAGCGACATGGTCAAGTTCTGCGAGAACGGCGCCAAGGCGGTCAACTGGGAAGCCACCGGGCGCTCGGTGGACCCGGCGTTCTTCGCCAGATACAGCGTCAGCGCGCTCCTCGAGCAGACCGACTACTGGCTCGAATACCAGGGCCGCCTGACCCATCCAATGCGTTACGACGCTGCCACCGACCACTATGTCGAGACCTCCTGGCAAGAGGCATTCGAGCTGATCGCCGGCCACCTGCGGGCGCTCCAATCCCCCGACGAGGCCGAGTTCTACACCTCCGGGCGGGCCAGCAACGAGGCAGCGTTCCTCTATCAGTTGTTCGTGCGCGCCTATGGCACCAACAATTTCCCCGACTGCTCGAACATGTGCCACGAGGCCAGCGGTGCCGGCATGTCGGAAACCCTCGGTGTCGGCAAGGGCACCGTGGTGTTCCATGACCTGGAGCTGGCCGATGCGATCTTCGTCATCGGCCAGAACCCCGGCACCAACCACCCACGTATGCTCGAACCGCTGCGCGAGGCGGTCAAGCGCGGTGCCCAGGTGGTGTGCTTCAACCCGCTCAAGGAGCGTGGCCTGGAGCGTTTCCAGCACCCGCAACACCCCCTGGAGATGCTCAGCAACGGCTCCGAACCGACCACCAATGCCTATTTCCGCCCGGCCCTTGGCGGCGACATGGCGGCCCTGCGCGGCATGGCCAAGTTCCTCTTGCAGTGGGAGCGCGAAGCCCAGGCCAAGGGCGAGCCGGCGGTATTCGACCATGCCTTCATCGCCGAACACACCTCGGGCGTCGATGCCTACCTGGCGGCGGTCGATGCCACCCCGTGGGAGCACATCGTCAAGCAGTCCGGCCTGACCCTGGCCGAGATCGAGCTGGCCGCGCGCATGTACCGCAAGGCCGAGCGGGTGATCATGTGCTGGGCCATGGGCGTCACCCAGCACCGCCATTCGGTGCCGACCGTGCAGGAAATCGTCAACCTGCAGCTTTTGCGCGGCAACGTTGGCAAGCCCGGTGCCGGCCTGTCGCCAGTGCGCGGCCACAGCAACGTGCAGGGTGACCGCACCATGGGCATCGACGAGAAGCCCAAGGCGGCGCTGCTCGATGCCCTGGAACGACGCTTTCAGTTCCGCGTGCCGCGTGCCCACGGGCATAACGCGGTCCTGGCGATCAAGGCCATGGAGGAAGGGCGGGCCAAGGTCTTCGTCGCTCTGGGCGGCAACTTCGCCCAGGCCACGCCAGACACCCCGCGCACCCACGCGGCGCTGCGCAACTGCGCGCTGACCGTGCAGATTTCCACCAAGCTCAACCGCTCGCACCTGGTCACTGGCCGCGATGCATTGATCCTGCCCTGCCTGGGCCGTACCGAAATCGACATGCAGGCCGAAGGGCCGCAGGGCGTGACCGTGGAAGACACGTTCAGCATGGTGCACATCTCCAATGGCCAACTGCGTCCGCGTTCGGCGCATATGCGTTCGGAGCCGTGGATCGTGGCGGGTATGGCCAAGGCGACGCTCGGCAACCAGCCGATCGACTGGGAATACGCGGTGGCGGACTACAACCGCATTCGCGACATGATCGCCGACGTCATCCCCGGTTTTGCCGACTTCAACCAGCGTCTGCAACACCCCGGTGGCTTCCACCTGGGCAACAGCGCCGCCGAGCGCAACTGGCGCACGGCCACCGGCAAGGCCCGCTTCATGCCCCATGCCTTGCCTGAGGAACTGGTCAATGCCCAGGTGCTGGCGCGTGGCGACAAACCGGACCTGATCCTGCAGACCATGCGCTCGCACGACCAGTACAACACCACCCTGTATGGGCTCGATGATCGTTATCGCGGCGTGTTCGGCCTGCGTGAGGTGGTCTTCGTCAGCGAAGCGGACATCCGTCGGCTGGGCTTCGAGCCCGGCGAGCATGTGGACCTGGTTTCGCTCTGGGAGGACGGCGTGGAGCGACGGGTATCGGGGTTCCGCCTGGTGCCCTACGACATCCCCGACGGGCAGGCAGCGGCCTACTATCCCGAGACCAACCCGCTGGTGCCGCTGGAGAGCTATGGCGAGGGCACCTACACGCCGACGTCCAAGTTCGTGGCGATCCGGTTGGAAAAGGCCAAGGCGGGGAATCGGATCGAGGCGGTGCTGGCGGCTGATTGA
- a CDS encoding LysR family transcriptional regulator: MDIKQLKFLIALDQTRHFGQAAALCHITQPTLSMRLRNLEDELDLVLVKRGQRFEGFTEAGERILAWARTLLAAHDGLQAEAASCRGQVVGSLRLGTVPLASFNPMHLLLPLREKYPELQFQLSSHSTEQIIDGLSRNQLDLGICYLDQVNASFFEVIELGTTTMGLLHDTRHFQFEQEQLQWNVLAGIPLGLLSKGMHYRQSLDLSFRSRGLEPLAVLESDSSFQLIQAITTGVCCAVMPLDCGLEDLSEHLRIIPIADASIHSPVGLLLRRSEPRSAIAEQCFAEARALFSPTDRRLPGGTGGA, encoded by the coding sequence ATGGACATCAAGCAGCTCAAGTTCCTCATCGCCCTCGACCAGACCCGCCACTTCGGCCAGGCCGCGGCGCTGTGCCACATCACCCAGCCGACACTGTCGATGCGCCTGCGCAACCTGGAGGATGAACTGGACCTGGTGCTGGTCAAGCGCGGCCAGCGTTTCGAAGGTTTCACCGAAGCCGGCGAACGCATCCTGGCCTGGGCCCGCACCCTGCTCGCGGCCCACGACGGCCTGCAGGCCGAGGCTGCCAGCTGTCGCGGCCAGGTGGTCGGCAGCCTGCGCCTGGGCACGGTACCGCTGGCCAGCTTCAACCCCATGCACCTGCTGTTGCCACTGCGCGAAAAGTACCCCGAGCTGCAGTTCCAGCTCAGTTCGCACAGCACCGAGCAGATCATCGATGGCCTGAGCCGTAACCAGCTCGACCTGGGTATCTGCTACCTCGACCAGGTCAATGCCAGTTTCTTCGAAGTCATCGAGTTGGGCACCACCACCATGGGCCTGCTGCATGACACCCGGCACTTCCAGTTCGAGCAGGAGCAACTGCAATGGAACGTCCTGGCCGGCATTCCGCTCGGGCTGCTGAGCAAGGGCATGCACTACCGCCAGTCCCTGGACCTGAGTTTCCGTAGCCGTGGCCTGGAACCACTGGCCGTGCTCGAAAGCGACTCCAGCTTCCAGCTGATCCAGGCCATCACCACCGGCGTGTGCTGCGCGGTGATGCCACTGGACTGCGGCCTGGAAGACCTCAGCGAACACCTGCGCATCATCCCCATTGCCGATGCCAGCATCCACAGCCCGGTCGGCTTGCTGCTGCGCCGCAGCGAGCCACGCTCGGCCATCGCCGAGCAGTGTTTCGCCGAGGCACGTGCGCTGTTCAGCCCGACTGATCGGCGGTTGCCTGGCGGTACTGGCGGGGCGTGA
- the moaA gene encoding GTP 3',8-cyclase MoaA yields MEQNSRALIDGFNRKIDYLRMSVTDRCDFRCVYCMAEDMQFLPRQQILSLEELFQVAERFVALGTRKIRLTGGEPLVRQGIVDLCQRIAALPGLRELCMTSNGSQLGHLAQPLFDAGVTRLNISLDSLDAARFKQLTRTGDLDQVIAGIDAARRAGFQRTKINCVVLKGRNDHELVDLVRFAIDRELDITFIEEMPLGVISEHERGESFCSSDEVRARLAERFTLIESAESSQGPARYWRLAESAHTRVGFISPHSHNFCATCNRVRLTVEGRLLLCLGNEHSMDLKQVLRAHPGDAERLEKAIRDSLHLKPYRHHFEVGGEVQILRFMNMTGG; encoded by the coding sequence GTGGAACAGAACAGCCGGGCCCTGATCGACGGCTTCAACCGGAAAATCGACTACCTGCGGATGTCGGTCACGGACCGCTGCGACTTCCGTTGCGTGTACTGCATGGCCGAAGACATGCAGTTTCTGCCGCGCCAGCAGATTCTCAGCCTCGAAGAACTGTTCCAGGTCGCCGAGCGCTTCGTCGCCCTCGGCACTCGCAAGATCCGCCTCACCGGCGGCGAGCCACTGGTGCGCCAGGGCATCGTCGACCTGTGCCAGCGCATCGCCGCCCTGCCCGGGCTGCGCGAACTGTGCATGACCAGCAACGGCTCGCAGCTTGGCCACCTGGCCCAACCGCTGTTCGACGCAGGTGTAACGCGCCTGAACATCAGCCTCGACAGCCTCGATGCCGCGCGCTTCAAGCAGCTCACCCGCACCGGCGACCTCGACCAGGTGATTGCCGGCATCGACGCCGCACGCCGCGCCGGCTTCCAGCGCACCAAGATCAACTGCGTCGTGCTCAAGGGCCGCAATGACCATGAGCTGGTCGACCTGGTGCGCTTCGCCATCGACCGCGAACTGGACATCACCTTCATCGAAGAGATGCCGCTGGGCGTGATCAGCGAGCATGAGCGCGGCGAGTCGTTCTGTTCCAGCGACGAAGTCCGCGCACGGCTGGCCGAGCGCTTCACCCTGATCGAGTCGGCCGAGTCCTCCCAGGGCCCGGCTCGTTACTGGCGCCTGGCCGAATCCGCGCACACCCGTGTCGGATTCATCTCGCCACATAGCCATAACTTCTGCGCCACCTGCAATCGTGTGCGCCTGACCGTCGAAGGCCGGCTGCTGCTGTGCCTGGGCAACGAGCATTCGATGGACCTCAAGCAGGTGCTGCGCGCGCACCCCGGCGATGCCGAACGCCTGGAAAAGGCCATCCGCGACTCCCTGCACCTCAAGCCCTACCGCCACCACTTCGAGGTCGGTGGCGAGGTGCAGATCCTGCGCTTCATGAACATGACCGGCGGCTGA
- a CDS encoding AraC family transcriptional regulator — protein MTNTPLATLYQSLDHLRPATLEALLASVSLLLPILDTIPNAAIFIKDAEARYVLANTTLVQRCGLKRLQPLLGKTSAEVFPVQLGPGYTEQDRRVLEEGRVLEDQLELHLYGSREAGWCLTHKRPLRNPAGEIIGLVGISVDLQSAADSHPAYQRLAAVDEHIRQHFHQPISMGELTRIAGISVAQLERYCKRVFHLTPRQMIHKARLEHAHRLLHSDLPITEVALRCGYTDHSAFSRQFKQLTGFTPRQYRQATADQSG, from the coding sequence ATGACCAACACCCCCCTGGCAACCCTGTACCAGTCCCTCGACCACCTGCGCCCCGCCACGCTGGAGGCGTTGCTGGCCAGTGTGTCCCTGCTTCTGCCGATCCTCGACACCATCCCCAACGCGGCGATCTTCATCAAGGATGCCGAGGCCCGCTACGTGCTGGCCAACACCACCCTGGTCCAGCGCTGCGGCCTCAAGCGCTTGCAACCCCTGCTGGGCAAGACCAGCGCCGAAGTGTTCCCGGTGCAACTGGGGCCCGGGTACACCGAGCAGGACCGCCGTGTATTGGAAGAGGGACGGGTACTGGAGGACCAGCTCGAACTGCACCTGTACGGCAGCCGCGAAGCCGGCTGGTGCCTCACCCACAAGCGCCCGCTGCGCAATCCGGCAGGCGAGATCATCGGCCTGGTGGGTATTTCGGTCGACCTGCAGTCAGCCGCCGACAGCCACCCGGCCTACCAGCGCCTGGCCGCAGTGGATGAGCACATCCGCCAGCACTTTCACCAACCGATCAGCATGGGCGAGCTGACGCGCATCGCGGGCATCTCCGTCGCGCAACTGGAGCGCTACTGCAAGCGGGTGTTTCACCTCACGCCTCGGCAGATGATCCACAAGGCGCGGCTGGAGCACGCGCACAGGCTATTGCACTCGGACCTGCCGATCACCGAAGTGGCCTTGCGTTGCGGCTACACCGACCACAGTGCGTTCAGCCGGCAGTTCAAGCAACTCACCGGCTTCACGCCCCGCCAGTACCGCCAGGCAACCGCCGATCAGTCGGGCTGA
- a CDS encoding APC family permease, with protein sequence MSGKFKKQLSLLDLTFIGLGAIFGSGWLFAASHVSAIAGPAGILSWFLGGFAVLLLGIVYCELGAALPRAGGVVRYPVYSHGPLLGYLMGFITLIAFSSLIAIEVVASRQYAAAWFPGLTQAGSSDPTALGWLVQFALLGLFFLLNYRSVKTFAKANNLVSVFKFIVPLLVIGVLFTFFKPENFTVQGFAPFGLSGVEMAVSAGGIIFAYLGLTPIISVASEVKNPQRTIPIALILSVLLSTAIYALLQLAFLGSVPTEMLANGWAAVTKELALPYRDIALALGVGWLAYLVVADAVISPSGCGNIYMNATPRVVYGWAQTGTFFRYFTRIDAQSGIPRPALWLTFGLAVFWTLPFPSWEALINVVSAALVLSYAVAPVSVAALRRNAPDMPRPFRVKGMNVLGPLSFIIAALIVYWSGWNTVSWLLALQIVMFVLYLLCGRFVPTQHLSLAQQVRSSAWLIGFYGVTILLSWLGSFGGLGVIGHPLDTVAVAACALGIYYWGAATGVPAHLVRLEGEDESEASADTYAGHPAAAAS encoded by the coding sequence ATGTCAGGCAAATTCAAGAAACAGCTGTCATTGCTCGACCTCACCTTCATCGGCCTCGGCGCCATCTTCGGCTCCGGCTGGTTGTTCGCCGCCAGCCACGTCTCGGCCATCGCCGGCCCGGCCGGTATCCTCTCCTGGTTTCTCGGCGGTTTCGCCGTGCTGTTGCTGGGCATCGTCTACTGCGAGCTCGGCGCCGCCCTGCCACGCGCCGGTGGCGTGGTGCGCTACCCGGTGTACTCGCATGGCCCGCTGCTCGGCTACCTGATGGGCTTCATCACCCTGATCGCCTTCTCCAGCCTGATCGCCATCGAAGTGGTCGCCTCGCGCCAGTATGCCGCGGCCTGGTTTCCCGGGCTGACCCAGGCCGGCTCCAGCGACCCTACCGCACTCGGCTGGCTGGTGCAGTTCGCCTTGCTCGGGCTGTTCTTCCTGCTCAACTACCGCAGCGTGAAGACCTTCGCCAAGGCCAACAACCTGGTCAGCGTGTTCAAGTTCATCGTGCCGCTGCTGGTGATCGGTGTGCTGTTCACCTTCTTCAAACCGGAAAACTTCACCGTCCAGGGCTTTGCCCCGTTCGGCTTGTCCGGCGTGGAAATGGCCGTGTCGGCCGGCGGCATCATCTTCGCCTACCTGGGCCTGACGCCGATCATCTCGGTGGCCAGCGAGGTGAAGAACCCGCAACGCACCATTCCCATCGCGCTGATTCTCTCGGTGCTGCTGTCCACGGCGATCTACGCCTTGCTGCAACTGGCTTTCCTCGGCAGCGTGCCGACCGAAATGCTCGCCAATGGCTGGGCCGCGGTGACCAAGGAGCTGGCCCTGCCCTACCGCGATATCGCCCTGGCCCTGGGCGTGGGCTGGCTGGCCTACCTGGTGGTGGCAGACGCGGTGATCTCGCCCAGCGGCTGCGGCAACATCTACATGAACGCCACCCCACGCGTGGTCTACGGCTGGGCCCAGACCGGCACCTTCTTCAGGTACTTCACCCGCATCGACGCGCAATCGGGCATCCCGCGCCCGGCACTGTGGCTGACCTTCGGCCTGGCGGTGTTCTGGACCCTGCCGTTCCCATCCTGGGAAGCCTTGATCAACGTCGTCTCGGCAGCGCTGGTGCTGAGCTACGCCGTGGCCCCGGTCAGCGTCGCAGCCCTGCGCCGCAACGCGCCCGACATGCCGCGCCCGTTCCGGGTCAAGGGCATGAATGTGCTCGGCCCGCTGTCGTTCATCATCGCCGCGCTGATCGTCTACTGGTCCGGCTGGAACACCGTGTCGTGGCTGCTGGCCCTGCAGATCGTGATGTTCGTGCTGTACCTGCTGTGCGGCCGCTTCGTGCCGACCCAGCACCTGTCGCTGGCCCAGCAAGTGCGCTCGTCGGCCTGGCTGATCGGCTTCTATGGCGTGACCATCCTGCTTTCCTGGCTGGGCAGCTTCGGCGGCCTGGGCGTGATCGGTCACCCGCTCGACACCGTGGCCGTGGCCGCCTGCGCCCTGGGCATCTACTACTGGGGCGCCGCGACCGGCGTGCCGGCCCAC